The following proteins are encoded in a genomic region of Amblyraja radiata isolate CabotCenter1 chromosome 19, sAmbRad1.1.pri, whole genome shotgun sequence:
- the glt8d2 gene encoding glycosyltransferase 8 domain-containing protein 2 — translation MALIRKINQGLLLLVILTFCLVLYNKFHNTPLYEEVSAEEPDFETPHSSVHTVEESRAAEGLIPIIICATDDRMGGTIATINSIYKNTKAKVFFYIITLRDSLSHLSKWIESTELKGIQYKIMEFNPAILEGKVRPDSARPELLQPLNFVRYFIPYLIRDHEKVIYLDDDIIIQGDIQELYNIVLSPGHAAAFSTDCDLTSTHEMVRSMGMQTTYMGHLDYRKATVRALGINPTTCSFNVGVFVANVTEWKRQRITKQLEKWLVANVEENLYSSALGEGVVTPPMLIVFHEKHTVLNPLWHIRHLGWSPDARYSEHFLTEAKLLHWNGRFKPWDYPTAHMEFWERWYLPDPTGQFRLVRPNI, via the exons ATGGCATTAATTAGAAAAA tTAATCAGGGCTTGCTGCTCTTAGTAATTCTGACATTTTGCCTGGTGCTATATAACAAATTTCACAACACGCCACTCTATGAGGAAGTATCAG CTGAAGAACCTGATTTTGAAACTCCACATAGTTCAGTCCACACAGTGGAGGAGAGCagggcagcagaaggtttaatacCGATCATAATATGTGCGACGGATGACCGAATGGGAGGAACGATAGCAACAATCAACAGCATCTATAAGAACACTAAAGCCAAAGTCTTTTTCTACATAATTACTCTGAGAGACTCTCTCAGCCATCTAAG CAAATGGATTGAGAGCACAGAATTGAAAGGCATACAGTACAAGATAATGGAATTCAACCCCGCTATACTGGAGGGGAAAGTAAGACCAGATTCTGCAAGGCCCGAGTTACTGCAGCCT CTCAACTTTGTCAGATACTTCATTCCTTATCTCATTCGTGATCACGAGAAGGTGATCTACTTGGACGATGATATCATTATACAAG GCGATATCCAGGAGCTGTACAACATCGTCCTGAGTCCCGGACACGCTGCTGCCTTCTCGACGGATTGTGATCTGACCTCAACTCACGAGATGGTCAGGAGCATGGGAATGCAG ACAACGTACATGGGACACTTGGATTACCGGAAGGCAACAGTCCGAGCTCTGGGGATAAATCCCACCACCTGTTCTTTTAATGTCGGTGTCTTCGTTGCAAATGTCACAGAGTGGAAGCGGCAACGAATAACAAAGCAGCTGGAAAAGTGGCTGGTGGCAAATGTGGA GGAGAATCTATACAGCAGTGCATTGGGTGAAGGAGTGGTGACCCCTCCCATGTTAATAGTGTTTCACGAGAAGCACACAGTATTGAATCCGTTGTGGCATATTCGCCACCTGG GTTGGAGCCCTGATGCCAGATATTCAGAACATTTCCTTACTGAAGCAAAGTTGCTGCATTGGAATGGAAGATTTAAACCCTGGGATTATCCCACTGCACACATGGAATTTTGGGAACGATGGTATCTTCCTGATCCCACAGGGCAGTTCAGACTAGTGCGACCCAACATTTAA